The DNA sequence TCCGCAACGCGCGGCAGACCACCGGTAATATCCTTGGTACCGCCGGATTCCTGCGGAATACGCGCCAGCGTATCACCCGCACCGATCTGCGCACCGTCTTCCAGCTGAACAATCGCTTTACCCGGCAGGAAGTATTGTGCCGGCATGTCGGTGCCCGGAATCAGTACGTCATTGCCGTTGGCGTCAACGATTTTCAGCGCCGGACGCAAGTCTTTACCGCCACCGGTACGTTCTGCACTGTCCAGAACCACGATGGAAGACAGGCCGGTCAGTTCGTCGGTCTGACGCGTAATGGTCTGGCCGTCAATCATGTCGGTAAAGCGAATGCTACCGCCCACTTCGGTGATAACCGGCATGGTATGCGGGTCCCAGTTCGCGACGGTTTCACCGCCCGCGACATCGTCACCGTTACCTTTCGCCATCACCGCACCGTAAGGCACTTTATAGCTTTCTTTGGTACGGCCGAATTCGTCGATCAGTTTCAGCTCGGTGTTACGCGAGGTGATGACAAACTTACCGGCATTGTTCATAACGAACTTGGCATTGCCCAGTCGTAACGTACCCTTGTTTTTCACCTGAATGCTGGACTCAGCCGCCGCACGCGATGCCGCACCACCGATGTGGAACGTACGCATCGTCAGCTGGGTACCCGGTTCACCGATGGACTGTGCCGCGATAACCCCGATGGCCTCACCTTTGTTGATGATATGACCACGCGCCAGGTCACGACCGTAGCACTTGGCGCACACGCCGAAGTCGGTTTCACACCCTACTACGGAGCGCACTTTCACGGCATCAACCGAGTTTTCTTCTAACAGGTCACACCATTTCTCGTTCAGCAGCGTGTTGCGCGGAACCAGAATGTCAGCCGTACCCGGTTTCAGCACGTCTTCAGCCGTTACACGACCCAGTACGCGCTCACGCAGCGGCTCTTTGACGTCGCCGCCTTCGATAACCGGCGTCATCATGATGCCTTCGTGGGTGCCGCAATCGTCCTCGGTGACAACCAAGTCCTGCGCCACGTCAACCAGACGACGGGTCAGATAACCGGAGTTCGCCGTTTTCAGTGCGGTATCCGCCAGACCTTTACGCGCACCGTGCGTCGAGATGAAGTACTGGAGTACGTTCAGACCTTCACGGAAGTTCGCGGTGATTGGCGTTTCGATGATGGAGCCATCCGGCTTCGCCATCAGACCACGCATCCCCGCCAGCTGACGAATCTGTGCCGCAGAACCACGCGCACCGGAGTCGGCCATCATAAAGATGCTGTTGAAGGACACTTGTCTCTCTTCTTCACCTTTACGGTTGATAACGGTTTCGGTCGAGAGGTTTTCCATCATCGCTTTGGCCACGCGCTCATTCGCCGCAGCCCAAATGTCGATGACTTTGTTATAACGCTCGCCCGCTGTCACCAGACCAGACTGGAACTGCTCCTGAATCTCGGCAACTTCGGCTTCGGCTTCGGTGATGATTTCCACTTTTTTCGCCGGGATCACCATGTCGTCGATACCGACAGAAGAACCAGAGCGCGCCGCGTAAGCAAAACCGGTGTACATGATCTGGTCGGCAAAAATAACCGTCGGCTTCAGACCCAACACGCGATAGCAGGTGTTCAGCATCTTGGAGATCGCTTTCTTACCCAGCGCCTGGTTGACGATGGAGTAAGGCAGGCCTTTCGGCACGATCATCCACAGAATGGCACGACCAACAGTGGTGTCGATCAGGCTGGTTTTCGCCGCCCACTCACCCTGTGCATTTTTCTCGTGCTCGGTAATACGCACTTTGACGCGCGCGTGCAGTGACGCCAGACCCGCACGATAAATACGCTCGGCTTCTTTCGGCCCGGTCAGCACCATGCCTTCGCCTTTGGCGTTAACACAGTCACGGGTCATGTAGTACAGACCCAACACCACGTCCTGAGACGGAACGATGATAGGCTCGCCGTTCGCCGGAGACAGGATGTTGTTGGTAGACATCATCAGCGCACGCGCTTCAAGCTGGGCTTCCAGCGTCAATGGTACGTGAACAGCCATCTGGTCGCCGTCGAAGTCGGCGTTATAGGCCGCACACACCAGCGGGTGCAACTGAATCGCTTTACCTTCGATCAAAACCGGCTCAAACGCCTGAATACCCAGACGGTGCAGCGTCGGCGCACGGTTCAGCAGTACCGGGTGTTCGCGGATAACTTCATCCAGAATATCCCACACCACCGCTTCTTCGCGTTCTACCATCTTCTTGGCCGCTTTGATGGTGGTCGCAAGGCCACGCAGTTCCAGCTTGCCGTAGATGAACGGTTTGAACAGTTCCAGCGCCATTTTCTTCGGCAGGCCGCACTGATGCAGACGCAGGTACGGGCCTACGGTGATAACGGAACGACCGGAGTAGTCCACGCGCTTACCGAGCAGGTTCTGACGGAAACGACCCTGCTTACCTTTGATCATATCGGCCAAAGATTTCAGCGGACGCTTGTTGGAACCGGTGATGGCACGACCGCGACGGCCGTTATCCAGCAGCGCATCGACCGCTTCCTGCAACATACGTTTTTCGTTACGTACGATGATGTCGGGAGCCGCCAGATCCAGCAGACGTTTCAAACGGTTGTTACGGTTGATCACGCGGCGATACAGATCGTTCAGATCGGAGGTCGCGAAACGGCCGCCGTCCAGCGGCACCAGCGGACGCAAGTCCGGCGGCAGCACCGGCAGCACGGTCAGGATCATCCACTCCGGCTTGTTGCCAGACTGTACGAACGCTTCCAGCAGCTTGATGCGCTTGGTCAGCTTTTTACGTTTGGTTTCGGAGTTGGTTTCGTTCAGCTCTTCACGCAGTTGTTCGCATTCCTGCTCCAGATCCATCCCTTTCAGCAACGCCTGGATAGCTTCGGCGCCCATTTTGGCGTCGAATTCGTCACCGAACTCTTCCAGTGCGTCCAGATACTGCTCTTCGGTCAGGATTTGGCGGCGTTCCAGGTTGGTCATGCCACCTTCAACCACCACGTAAGATTCGAAGTACAGTACGCGTTCGATGTCACGCAGCGGCATATCCAGCAGCAGGCCGATACGCGACGGCAGGGATTTCAAAAACCAGATGTGGGCGGTCGGAGACGCCAGCTCGATGTGGCCCATGCGCTCACGACGCACTTTGGTCTGGGTCACTTCAACGCCGCACTTCTCACAAATCACGCCACGGTGTTTCAGGCGCTTGTACTTACCGCACAGGCACTCATAATCTTTTACCGGCCCAAAAATACGGGCGCAGAACAGGCCGTCACGTTCTGGTTTGAACGTACGGTAGTTAATGGTTTCTGGCTTCTTCACTTCACCAAAAGACCACGAACGAATCATGTCTGGCGAAGCCAGAGCAATTTTGATCGCATCAAACTCTTCGGTTTTAGTTTGCGCTTTCAGAAACTTTAATAAGTCTTTCACGGATTGGCTCCTGTCGGAGTTAGACCTGTCAGGCACCTGAACCTGTCTTTAACAACACGGTTCAGGTGCCCCTGTAACGAATGCTCGCAGCGCTTTCGGGCTGGGATTACTCTTCTTCCAGCTCGATGTTGATACCCAGAGAGCGGATTTCTTTCAACAATACGTTGAAGGACTCCGGCATCCCAGGTTCCATGCGGTGATCGCCATCCACGATGTTTTTGTACATCTTGGTACGGCCATTCACGTCATCGGATTTCACCGTCAACATTTCCTGCAAGGTGTAAGCGGCACCGTAAGCTTCCAGTGCCCACACTTCCATCTCACCGAAGCGCTGACCACCGAACTGTGCTTTACCACCCAGCGGCTGCTGCGTAACCAGACTGTAAGAGCCCGTCGAACGTGCATGCATCTTGTCATCAACCAAGTGGTTCAGTTTCAGCATGTACATGTAGCCGACAGTAACCGGACGCTCGAACTGCTCACCGGTACGGCCATCAAACAGCGTGATCTGGCCCGAAGTCGGCAGATCGCCGAGTTTCAGCAACTCTTTGATCTCGTTTTCCTTGGCACCGTCGAACACCGGCGTGGCGATCGGCATACCTTTTTTCAGGTTCTCAGCCAGACGCAGCACTTCTTCATCGCTGAAGGTGTTCAGGTCAACTTTCTGGCGCACGTCGTTGCCCAGATCGTAAGCGCGCTGGATAAACTCACGCAGTTTAGCCACTTCCTGATGCTGCTTGAGCATGGCGTTGATCTTGTCGCCGATGCCTTTCGCTGCCATGCCCAGATGGGTTTCCAGGATCTGACCGATGTTCATACGTGACGGTACGCCCAGCGGGTTCAGTACGATATCAACCGGTGTGCCGTTCTCGTCGTAAGGCATATCTTCGATCGGGTTGATCTTGGAGATAACACCCTTGTTACCGTGACGGCCCGCCATCTTGTCACCCGGCTGGATCTGACGTTTAACCGCCAGATACACTTTGACGATCTTCAGCACGCCCGGTGCCAGGTCATCGCCCTGAGTGATTTTGCGACGTTTGGCTTCGAGTTTCTTCTCGAACTCATGTTTGAGTTCGTCGTACTGCTCGGCCAACTGTTCCAGCTGATTCTGTTTGTCTTCGTCAGTCAGACCCAGTTCCAGCCAACGCTCGCGCGGCAGCTTGTCCAGTTTCTCGGCTTCAACGCCACCGGCAACCAGCACGTCGTGAATACGGGCAAACAGACCGGCTTCCAGAATCTGCAACTCTTCGGTCAGGTCTTTCTTGGCCTGCTTGAGCTGCATTTCTTCGATTTCCAGCGCACGTTTGTCTTTTTCCACGCCATCGCGGGTAAAGACCTGTACGTCGATAACCGTACCGGAAACGCCGTTCGGCACACGCAGAGAAGAGTCTTTCACATCAGACGCTTTCTCACCGAAGATAGCGCGCAGCAGTTTCTCTTCCGGTGTCAGCTGCGTTTCGCCTTTCGGCGTCACTTTACCGACCAGAATGTCGCCACCGGTCACTTCCGCACCGATGTAAACGATACCGGATTCATCCAGTTTGGAGAGCGCCGCTTCACCCACGTTCGGGATGTCAGCAGTAATCTCTTCCGGCCCCAGCTTGGTGTCACGGGACACGCACGCCAGTTCCTGAATGTGGATGGTAGTAAAACGGTCTTCCTGAACCACACGCTCAGAAACGAGGATGGAGTCTTCGAAGTTGTAACCGTTCCACGGCATGAACGCCACGCGCATGTTCTGGCCCAGCGCCAGTTCACCGAGATCGGTAGACGGGCCATCAGCCAGTACATCACCGCGCTCAACCGGTTCACCCAGCGACACACACGGCATCTGGTTGATGCAGGTGTTCTGGTTGGAACGGGTGTACTTGGTCAGGTTGTAAATGTCGATACCGGCTTCGCCCGGATACATCTCGGCTTCGTTAACTTTGATAACGATACGAGAGGCATCAACGTACTGCACGGTACCGCCGCGTTTAGCAACTGCGGTTACACCGGAGTCAACGGCAACCGCGCGCTCCATACCGGTACCCACCAGCGGCTTATCCGCACGCAGTGTTGGTACAGCCTGACGTTGCATGTTCGCACCCATCAAGGCGCGGTTGGCGTCATCGTGCTCAAGGAACGGGATCAGGGACGCACCAACGGAAACCACCTGCTGGGTGGAAACGTCCATGTAGTCAACCTGGTCGCGGCTGAACAAGCTGGATTCGCCCTTGCTACGGCAAGTCACCAGTTCGTCAATGAAGTGGCCTTCGTCATCCAGGTTGGTGTTCGCCTGAGCAATAACGTAGTTGCCTTCTTCAATCGCCGACAGGTAATGAATTTCGTCCGTCACCACGCCATCGCGCACACGGCGATACGGGGTCTCCAGGAAACCGTACTCGTTGGTCTGTGCGTACACGGACAGCGAGTTAATCAGACCGATGTTCGGGCCTTCCGGCGTTTCGATAGGACAAACACGGCCATAGTGAGTCGGGTGAACGTCTCGCACTTCAAAGCCAGCGCGCTCACGGGTCAAACCGCCTGGGCCCAATGCGGAGATACGGCGTTTGTGCGTAATCTCGGACAGCGGGTTGTTCTGGTCCATAAACTGAGACAGCTGACTGGAACCGAAGAACTCTTTCACCGCAGCGGAAATCGGTTTAGCGTTGATCATGTCCTGCGGCATCAGCGTATCCAGATCGCCCAGCGACAGACGCTCTTTCACCGCACGCTCAACACGCACCAGACCGACGCGGAACTGGTTTTCCGCCATCTCGCCCACAGAGCGGATACGACGGTTGCCCAGGTGGTCGATATCATCGACTTCGCCTTTACCGTTACGAATATCGATGAGTTTTTTCATCACATCGATAATGTCTTCTTTGCTCAGGATACCGGAACCTTCGATTTCCTCACGCAGCAAAGAACGGTTGAACTTCATGCGGCCAACCGCAGACAGGTCATAGCGATCTTCAGAGAAGAACAGGTTTTCGAACAGGGTTTCAGCGGCTTCGCGTGTCGGCGGCTCGCCAGGACGCATCATGCGGTAGATCTCAACCAGCGCGCTCAGGCGATCGTTGGTTGGGTCAACACGCACGGTC is a window from the Dickeya lacustris genome containing:
- the rpoC gene encoding DNA-directed RNA polymerase subunit beta', producing the protein MKDLLKFLKAQTKTEEFDAIKIALASPDMIRSWSFGEVKKPETINYRTFKPERDGLFCARIFGPVKDYECLCGKYKRLKHRGVICEKCGVEVTQTKVRRERMGHIELASPTAHIWFLKSLPSRIGLLLDMPLRDIERVLYFESYVVVEGGMTNLERRQILTEEQYLDALEEFGDEFDAKMGAEAIQALLKGMDLEQECEQLREELNETNSETKRKKLTKRIKLLEAFVQSGNKPEWMILTVLPVLPPDLRPLVPLDGGRFATSDLNDLYRRVINRNNRLKRLLDLAAPDIIVRNEKRMLQEAVDALLDNGRRGRAITGSNKRPLKSLADMIKGKQGRFRQNLLGKRVDYSGRSVITVGPYLRLHQCGLPKKMALELFKPFIYGKLELRGLATTIKAAKKMVEREEAVVWDILDEVIREHPVLLNRAPTLHRLGIQAFEPVLIEGKAIQLHPLVCAAYNADFDGDQMAVHVPLTLEAQLEARALMMSTNNILSPANGEPIIVPSQDVVLGLYYMTRDCVNAKGEGMVLTGPKEAERIYRAGLASLHARVKVRITEHEKNAQGEWAAKTSLIDTTVGRAILWMIVPKGLPYSIVNQALGKKAISKMLNTCYRVLGLKPTVIFADQIMYTGFAYAARSGSSVGIDDMVIPAKKVEIITEAEAEVAEIQEQFQSGLVTAGERYNKVIDIWAAANERVAKAMMENLSTETVINRKGEEERQVSFNSIFMMADSGARGSAAQIRQLAGMRGLMAKPDGSIIETPITANFREGLNVLQYFISTHGARKGLADTALKTANSGYLTRRLVDVAQDLVVTEDDCGTHEGIMMTPVIEGGDVKEPLRERVLGRVTAEDVLKPGTADILVPRNTLLNEKWCDLLEENSVDAVKVRSVVGCETDFGVCAKCYGRDLARGHIINKGEAIGVIAAQSIGEPGTQLTMRTFHIGGAASRAAAESSIQVKNKGTLRLGNAKFVMNNAGKFVITSRNTELKLIDEFGRTKESYKVPYGAVMAKGNGDDVAGGETVANWDPHTMPVITEVGGSIRFTDMIDGQTITRQTDELTGLSSIVVLDSAERTGGGKDLRPALKIVDANGNDVLIPGTDMPAQYFLPGKAIVQLEDGAQIGAGDTLARIPQESGGTKDITGGLPRVADLFEARRPKEPAILAEISGVVSFGKETKGKRRLVITPVDGSDPYEEMIPKWRQLNVFEGERVERGDVISDGPESPHDILRLRGVHAVTRYITNEVQEVYRLQGVKINDKHIEVIVRQMLRKGTIVNPGSSEFLEGEQVEMSRIKIANRQLEADGKISATYSRDLLGITKASLATESFISAASFQETTRVLTEAAVAGKRDELRGLKENVIVGRLIPAGTGYAYHQDRMRRRQAGEVQSAPQVSAEEASANLAELLNAGLGGSDDE
- the rpoB gene encoding DNA-directed RNA polymerase subunit beta — encoded protein: MVYSYTEKKRIRKDFGKRPQVLDIPYLLSIQLDSFQKFIEQDPEGQYGLEAAFRSVFPISSYSGNSELQYVSYRLGEPVFDVKECQIRGVTFSAPLRVKLRLVIYEREAPEGTVKDIKEQEVYMGEIPLMTDNGTFVINGTERVIVSQLHRSPGVFFDSDKGKTHSSGKVLYNARIIPYRGSWLDFEFDPKDNLFVRIDRRRKLPATIILRALNYTTEQILDLFFDKVVYEIHNNKLQMELVPERLRGETASFDIEANGKVYVEKGRRITARHIRQLEKDSVERIEVPVEYIAGKVLAKDYVDESTGEVIAMANMELSLDLLAKLSQSGHKRIETLFTNDLDHGPYMSETVRVDPTNDRLSALVEIYRMMRPGEPPTREAAETLFENLFFSEDRYDLSAVGRMKFNRSLLREEIEGSGILSKEDIIDVMKKLIDIRNGKGEVDDIDHLGNRRIRSVGEMAENQFRVGLVRVERAVKERLSLGDLDTLMPQDMINAKPISAAVKEFFGSSQLSQFMDQNNPLSEITHKRRISALGPGGLTRERAGFEVRDVHPTHYGRVCPIETPEGPNIGLINSLSVYAQTNEYGFLETPYRRVRDGVVTDEIHYLSAIEEGNYVIAQANTNLDDEGHFIDELVTCRSKGESSLFSRDQVDYMDVSTQQVVSVGASLIPFLEHDDANRALMGANMQRQAVPTLRADKPLVGTGMERAVAVDSGVTAVAKRGGTVQYVDASRIVIKVNEAEMYPGEAGIDIYNLTKYTRSNQNTCINQMPCVSLGEPVERGDVLADGPSTDLGELALGQNMRVAFMPWNGYNFEDSILVSERVVQEDRFTTIHIQELACVSRDTKLGPEEITADIPNVGEAALSKLDESGIVYIGAEVTGGDILVGKVTPKGETQLTPEEKLLRAIFGEKASDVKDSSLRVPNGVSGTVIDVQVFTRDGVEKDKRALEIEEMQLKQAKKDLTEELQILEAGLFARIHDVLVAGGVEAEKLDKLPRERWLELGLTDEDKQNQLEQLAEQYDELKHEFEKKLEAKRRKITQGDDLAPGVLKIVKVYLAVKRQIQPGDKMAGRHGNKGVISKINPIEDMPYDENGTPVDIVLNPLGVPSRMNIGQILETHLGMAAKGIGDKINAMLKQHQEVAKLREFIQRAYDLGNDVRQKVDLNTFSDEEVLRLAENLKKGMPIATPVFDGAKENEIKELLKLGDLPTSGQITLFDGRTGEQFERPVTVGYMYMLKLNHLVDDKMHARSTGSYSLVTQQPLGGKAQFGGQRFGEMEVWALEAYGAAYTLQEMLTVKSDDVNGRTKMYKNIVDGDHRMEPGMPESFNVLLKEIRSLGINIELEEE